NNNNNNNNNNNNNNNNNNNNNNNNNNNNNNNNNNNNNNNNNNNNNNNNNNNNNNNNNNNNNNNNNNNNNNNNNNNNNNNNNNNNNNNNNNNNNNNNNNNNNNNNNNNNNNNNNNNNNNNNNNNNNNNNNNNNNNNNNNNNNNNNNNNNNNNNNNNNNNNNNNNNNNNNNNNNNNNNNNNNNNNNNNNNNNNNNNNNNNNNNNNNNNNNNNNNNNNNNNNNNNNNNNNNNNNNNNNNNNNNNNNNNNNNNNNNNNNNNNNNNNNNNNNNNNNNNNNNNNNNNNNNNNNNNNNNNNNNNNNNNNNNNNNNNNNNNNNNNNNNNNNNNNNNNNNNNNNNNNNNNNNNNNNNNNNNNNNNNNNNNNNNNNNNNNNNNNNNNNNNNNNNNNNNNNNNNNNNNNNNNNNNNNNNNNNNNNNNNNNNCCTAACTTATATCGTTGGTTGTATCGGATGGTTGCTTTGCAATACAAagcggggaaaccctttttcttaaCTGAATTACAGTATCAAACACTCGGACAACAAAAGGATATTGATCAGATTGTACTACCTTCatgtcaaaatataagacgtttttacaATGAGGTACTAGTATTTCATTTTAAAACTGAAATGTTTATTAAAATCGTATTATTCCAAATAATCACATCCGTACGACACATGCACATACCCTCGAAATTTAAAATAAGCTTGGTTCAAATCAGGAAACCATATGTGTAGGAACAACAAGTTTATTATTAGTCCAGCTGACAATGCATCAGTCGTGGCGGAGATGGATCTTGTACTCGACGGTGGCGTCGCCGGTCTTGGCGTCGAACCAGTGGGTCCGCAACTGGCAGTAGCCGCGCGCGAACCGAAAGACGCCGGTGCCGCCGACGACGGGCATCTCCCTGACGGCCCGGTCCGCCTGATTGGGCCCGATGATGGCGATGCTGCTCCCGTTGTAGGCGCCGTCGACGAAGACGAAGTTCATGGCCATGAGCAGCGACAGGCTGTCCTTGCCGGCGCTGATGTACATGCCTTGCGCGCGGCCGAGGAGCCTCGACGTCAGGTTGGGCCCCTCGGTGAGCGGGTCGTCGATGACGAGCACAGTGCCAAAGCCCGTGGCGGAGGCGTTGGAGGACGGCGCCTGCGCCACCTGCACCACCCTCGCGTTCGGCCCGCCGCTCACGACGTCGTGCCAGTACACCCGCAGCCGGGTCTCCTCCGCAGCCGACGCGGGCGCCGCGGCGGCCGCGAGGAGCAGGAGCGCGGCCAGGCAGGAGAGAGCGGTGCTGCTCGCCATTAGGATCAGCTAGCTAGTAAGCTAGGAATGGATTGGTGATCGGATGCAATGCGATTGCTTAGCTCTTCCTGAGGAGCTCTGGTTTGTGCTGGTTGCTCTCCAATGGTGCAGAGATGGGTCTATTTAACGGCAAGTTGCGACAGTGTCTGGCCGTGTGTTCGGTTTATCTTCTATGCGTGTGCAAGATGTAGTAGTTGATCTTACAAGTCATCGTGGACTTCGTCGGCTGTGACTTGGAATAAGAAGCTGTGCGCAGTAGGTGAAGGTATGACTGAATTAACACGCTATAGTTGGGTGGTGCAGTCTGCACTTTCCATGCATCCACACACACACGCTCGTCCTCCTTCAAATTCGGAGAACGGGGTGCTCTAGAAGGTTGACGCGGGGACTCGATCGTGCCATTAACCAACAATACAGGGGTCCGGCCATTGACCGCAGTTATTCTAAGACTATTGACAGCGATTGACCGGTAAAATACTAAACCGACAGGTCCGTTTTTTAACTATGCTTGTGACTGAGAAAATAGATTATTTGCCTGAGATTGATGGGTGGGGTCGGGACCACCTGCCATTGGGAGAACCCTAGAGCAAATCATCAAACTCCGTGTAAAGTAGGGCAAATGATCCAAATCCCCGCATGTGACTCACGGGCGGCCGTTCTATTGACGTGGGTGCTTTGGGTCACTTCTTCCTCTAGCCGGCTGATTGGCATAAAGCCGCTCGTTGAATTTCAGTATGTCTTCATGCACCCGTAAACAGGGCACATGATTTATAAAATCTTGTCAATTTTTCATATGGGCTAAATAGACTTGCCTTTTCATTGCTCTTACAATACTTACAAATTTGGTGAGGGGTTCATGGACATTCTTGTGTATCCGAACCCTTATGTAACCATCTTGATTATTTCCAGCTAGTCTCATCTCTAGGATTGCGCTCGCTTTCTTGATGAGCTTCTCCACCATATCATAATGACAGTACCCCTCCGGAAGTTTCTAAATCTGGAGTGAATTGCATATAGTTTTTGTCATTTTCATGGCCTTTGTGAAACCATCATATTGTTCCAAACAAAAAACTGAACAAAATTGCAAAATGGGCAATTAAAGCCATTATCTCTCAATTGGCTCATTTTCTTTGGGCAAATCTTTGCGATGTGCATAAATATCATTTGGCTAATTGGGGTCTTCTATGCCAAAAGAGTCCTTTGGTGGTCTAGATATCCCTAATTTAAGGGAAGTTAACATGTCACTGCTATTGTGGGCTAAGAGATTTTTTTCGGTGATAACAAAAATTGGGTTTCTCTGGTGAACTATAAATACCGAACTAATAAACCTAATATTCTCTGGTCTGACAAAAATGTGGGGTCTCCTTACTGGAAAGGCTTTACCTGGGCAATGGTCGGGGTCAAGCCTTTCTATAGGCGGGAATTGGGCGGTGTCTGCAATATTTACATTTGGCATGATGTTTGGGCTAGAGATTATTCTCTTAAAACACAATTCTGGGACTTGTTTGACATCTATCAACACTAAAACTCCACTGTAGTTTAGGTATGGATGACCATATTCTTAAACTAACTTTCAAAAGATGTGTAGATGCTTCTCTATTAGAGAAATGGCATATTATTAGATGTGTTATTTAGAAAATATATTCCAAATAATGTGGCTGATAAGCCTATTTGGACTTTGCATGCTTTTGGGAGTTATTCCACTAAATCTTTCTATAAGAAAATCAACTGGGTTGGGGTCTCCACCCCCATCTgggacaaattctggaagatcaTGGTTCCCCATAGCTACTTGTTATTCATTTGGTTAGTGATTCACAATAAAATCCTTACTAGAGACAATTTAAGTAAAATACAACATCTTGATGATTTGTCGTGTCTTTTCTGTTGTGAAAAGGAAATAGTTGATCATCTTTTATGTGATTTTATTATTGTTAGAAGTGTCTAGAAGATAAAGTTGATGCTTTTGGTTTTTACCTCCTAATAGTTTACATGAACTTCCTATTATGGGATAGAAATAATAAGAAATTGGTTATAGCTATGGCTTTTGTTTTATCCATTTGGAGCTTATGGACTATGCGAAATGACTTGTGTTTTCTGAGAGTTATATGGAGGAATACCCAGATTATTCTGGGGAAGGCAAGCATGCTTCTTCATCGCAGGACAGTGTTGTGCTCCGATACACAATCAAGGCAGATGAAAAAAATGTCTGCTGCTTACGGGTCCAAGAAGAGGGGAACTTCCGACGATCGCCTAGTGAGGGACAATTGGAAGTGCAACCTGGGAGATCAGCCTAGCTTCAATCTGCGAGCCCATTCCAGCTAGACAATTGATGATCCTGTAATTGTTAGCTATCTTTGATGCACTTTCATGTTGCTTGTCATGTCAAATTTGTGTTAGGAACTTTAAAACCCTATATGGCTCACTTACTTTGACTTTCCCGAGCGTGGTGAACAGTATTGTCTTTTGGTTGCCTCGTTTTCATAAAATGGGGTGGGTGAAACCCCTCTTCATTAAGGAAAACTGAACAAAAATGGAATATCCACGGGCCCTCATGAGGATCCTCTCCCAATCACCCAATGAGAAGAATTGCATAATGAATAAATTCCACATGATTGGTCAGAATGGAACATCATGCATCAAGTTCCATGTCGTAAGCACCTCTCTGATGAAATCCCCATGACTGAAATTGACATCTGTTTCAAACCTTGGCCAAGACGTGGCACCTGGAGTTTTTCTTGATCGTTGGTTCTTACTCAACAATCCCCACATCGTCGAGATCCCCCTTCTCGAGTTTGAACTGCTCAAACATACCATCTAGATCTATGAAAAGCCCGCCCTCCACTTGTGGCTGACTGGCATCACAAATTGTCGTCTCTGTCACTTCCACCATATCACTCTCTTTCACCATCTCGTAAACCACATAGACCAGCAAACCCTAGCACATAGGAGCTGCGAGAGAAGCCCTCCTCCCCGGTTAACTTGGCCTTGAAACCTTGGAATGGGAACGCTAGGAAATCTATGGCCATTGGGAACGCAGAGATGAAGCTAACACTAGTGCAAAAACCCTTATAGAGGATCTGCATAATTGCATTAGTTGCGTGGCACAAAAATGCCATGCCACTGTTATTTTCCCTAAATACCAATCGCGTGTCAAAAGAACAACACACCACCATGTACCTATTACTAGTGGCATGAAGACAATGGAGCACACCACAGGTGCACTGGACCTAGGAGTGGGCACGGCAGAAGATACTACTGGCGTGGACTTATACCGGCACACCACTAGCACCTTAACTATTGTTGGCATGGGTTCCTAACAGGCATGCCACAAGTATTTCATCACTTAGTAGCAGTGTTGGTTTTTGTAGCAACAccagcactagtgcagaaccggcctttagtgccggttcataacggcctttagtgctggttctccaaccggcactaaagagtggggactaaaggtcccccccctttagtaccggttcgtcacgaaccggcgctaaagtgcgaacatgtggcacgagccaggcccgggtgcgcgtagggctttagtaccggttggtaacaccaaccgatactaaatgtttgggtgtttttttattttccattccatttttttgtttgctggtatttcacgatactacaaattgtacacgttatgcatatatataaatagattttctcgtacgtgtgtgtgtgtatatatatatatatatatatatatcatcgaatgtctcacaaccaacaccattattcacacatacacatgtatatacatatacaatttctcctacatatgttgcctttgtgcctccggagcacgatgacaagtggttcatgggggcggtagcgggtaatagcatTCTCTtttgggatttatgacctggtcgagcaaaaatccggctatttcctcttgaagtgctagtatgcggtccgatggtaggagcttatcccgcacctctctgaactgttaagaagaagatcaatatgcatgtgtgttagttgtgtgactagatatcgataatggtgtgaatagtgttctgacaaacgtacccagtcctgtctatcagatctgcttctttcggacgtcatcatgcgaatgttctcgcaaacgtagaatgcacacagattattccccggcgcctgcttcagggcctttacgagaatggaattgaatcagataatgattaatcaagcatgataattaattaatgatattgaaacaagaatttaaagagatggtagctagctagtactacttaattacttacctttggtcgatgccaaaacaacttttgtttccattagcctggagtcaccttgatgaactttgcccatgccctgcccgccggcaaagaaaattaataaaggggttattaaatagttcatatcaggaaatgacgaactaataataggccgagatatatatagttaataatgattgaaattacctgttgactatccccttcacaatggtgaagtcactttcttctttagttagtgaatccagtaattcaacttttccttcctcaactttaatgtctatcaagacccagtgtCAACTGTATGCGCACATGTTTGCATgtcagcgggcatgtgcataaaattaatcaactaccgtaaaccgtatacacttaattattaacatctagctagctagtaagcaaaaacagaatttgtagtacaagacagtgtgactcacgagaagttgtaaggaagtagtatatcttcattgctattgaggcgcttcaagaactctaccatgctttcctctacacctgcttgataaaatggaaacttccatatgtcctcattaatggtatttgggtcaatgaacccaatgccatagcgtccagattttttcatttcatacatctttatcctgcatataataccacataaaagaatatagtgaggataattacatgtaatgattgatcaaaattatcactacataattagcttgagactaaaattacagaaagaaatcacttacagacaatagcaactgacgatagacttgtcgagtgcgtcttgattgtataactgaaaaagTTCTGtatactcaatggacagagctttctcatggtaataatgctccttcttaacattcaccatgagggacactcgattggaaatcttggtcatgttcatgtatcattgatgcaattcatacattctcgttgggaggtccttgaccttgtctggatggaccaaaggttggccccaggcatatttccattttatttccgattctttaagcggagacatgggctcgatttcgaggagttgtccaacagagatcttcagcatttcagcctgcatgatgtgctcctccgttattaccacatcgccctgctggggaATGCTAACGGTttacccacaataatatttggcgcgcgtactcctctcatgtgttgttggcacaacaggtggggggatcgcttgcgccgcctgttctcccatctggggaatggttttcccgcattttttgccagcttcttgttggctcgagctcgagctcgcttccttctgtagccgtgctcgatgtagcttcctaatttgacgctcatagtctgagtcaacaggcttgggagctggtgctctagccatatgaatgaagtggtcaatcgttttctgaggcactttctcctttggcggcggtgccggtttcggtccaaaatgggcatccacttgggcctgcactatggctgcgttttgctcctcggtcatgtcgtaaggcctctgaggaagaggagcgaggcttggaccatatttatatcgcttgtctccccctgtacttcctgaactacctcgactcgtaccgctacacaccaaagttgcggcatgtctcttctgtgattgctgagacggcggagacggctgacgtggagttggaccaggagaagtggcctgacaatatgccggacttgaagcaggaggtgtggcctgacacggtgccggacttgaaaccggcggaggaggtggcggacttcaaggaggagtcgcctcacgcgttcgtggacttggaggagcgggagtctgctgactcggtggcagacttcgaggagtcggcagacgacgcggtgtcggtggacttcgaaagatgatgcaatcctttctccataggatgatacgatgtatggcctctcccagtgtgcgctcgtatttacctccaggaatgtcaagcgttagccccgaatatgggtccaccacttcatcaaccatgacacgagcatagccctctgtaatcgggatgcaatggtaggttgcttcgggggtcactggaaaagcaacgccgtccgccaccttcatggatatgttcttcattttggagtgtagctcacagttagtgttctctatgatgtcatccagagggtatgtatccagcagtgtgtcgcccggggcagaaccaacgctgcttctcggcatggatgggacggtgctatccaatgctggacgatcatccactTGCTGCtgtcgctgctgagaccccctttcctggctaagtgagtctatctgctactgctgctgctgtaatttgagtgccaggtccgcgcgccttgcttctaggccttgaaggcgttctgcgtcctgcttcctctgctcctcctccagcttcctcttcttctcctcctccatcttctttcttgcacgtgacctgtagtcgtcattccagtccgaaaagccctcataccagggaataacacccatgcctcgtgttcttcccgggtgttcaggatttcccagggcgcgcgtaagctcatcgttctctctgttgggcgtgaacacccccgctcgagcttcttctattgcgtcaagtatcttttgttcggctccttttagacttgccttcttcgaaaccaggcctgtcttcgggtccaacgccccccccatgcgcatagaaccaagttctgcacctggggggccagatcctagtaatcggagtgacccctgcaccctccatctcttgctcagacctatcccacttaggcaatcccaccgcgtagccacctggacccagcctatggaactgcgtcttttttgtggcatttgccttgtttttcatcgaccgttccttagataattctgaatccttgaaggtcacgaaatcgtcccagtgttctctttgcttctccagtgttcccttgaaatctggagtcttcctttcattagcgaggtagttggcccatacagttttcttgtgggtgttgaatgcaattgccatcttcttaagagcagcagcCTTgaatttctccacatctgctttagtgtaatgatctggtagggtgaaatgttccatcagagatttcaccaggccttttttggctctgtcatcgacccaagtaacacctggacgtttagtctttggctctttccattcttgaatggagatcgggagtttgtccttcacaataaCTCCGCACTGAggagtccacttgtccgcaacgttcttaggTGTGAGGGgttcaccatccttcaacaatctgcccaggcctcactttgtcttgctgtctgtagaagcagatttgctcgatccggagggctgaaagaagaaagatcgattcgttaatatatcttcaataaaaaaacatgtgatgatcaccaggatgcatgcttatataaatatatacctcgccggaagtctttgttatttgaagatcagcattgtctgtgtcatcactaacattgtctatgtcatcataatcatagttcatgacttcatcagctcggtcgtcgagatcgaatatcttttcatcaccctctccggtattgttcagatattgggagtcgTCATCTTCATTCAGATTATCTAGCctatgagggctgcgtatgatgtcgaacaattcctcttctcgctctctgccggtattgtccgccatagcttttactttactaattaatacagaagaaatataaaacaatttagtattcaaattacaatgcgtggatgcaattaatcaataaggaaaaactgaatctcgaatacatcgtcaaaaatatataatcttgaatacatcattgtcttaatatatataatctcgaatacatcgtctcgaatattatatatcgaatacatcactggctaggtacctaataaagatcgagtactacagaagaatctagggcgccactcgcggttcctggggcgtgggcggtgcacacccaaagagaaggaaccatcacaggatcatatctccggtcatctgcccaaagaacccgccaagtagtggagaacctgacgtcgtccatagcagccatgtagcgatggacgtgctcatcttcctccctgacacggcgacgcaccacctccggcggggccagctgcctctgcaccgaatgtggcccacgcgatcgccaccaaagaagatcagggtcgacaacgggacccgaggtcgggttccttacCAAGCGGCGtgtccctccaggtagcacctcccagtgcgagcccggcggagcccaatcccggacatgggtcctctgaagcaggacgtcatcgcgaacgggtcgacgtcgaggatgcgggccgggcatatcgtcgagaacaaatactatatgcccgcaaagagtaacattttttaaatgattggattgtgataactaaaattatatatatatatatatatatatatatatatatatatatatatatatatatatatatatatatatatatatgaaaattctaacaatttgatatAACTAAAAGACAAAAAAATTGCTAACAttactataaatatttctataactaaaaaacagaaaacatttctaacatttctatgtaactaacatttctaatatttatataactaaaaaacagaataatttcNNNNNNNNNNNNNNNNNNNNNNNNNNNNNNNNNNNNNNNNNNNNNNNNNNNNNNNNNNNNNNNNNNNNNNNNNNNNNNNNNNNNNNNNNNNNNNNNNNNNNNNNNNNNNNNNNNNNNNNNNNNNNNNNNNNNNNNNNNNNNNNNNNNNNNNNNNNNNNNNNNNNNNNNNNNNNNNNNNNNNNNNNNNNNNNNNNNNNNNNNNNNNNNNNNNNNNNNNNNNNNNNNNNNNNNNNNNNNNNNNNNNNNNNNNNNNNNNNNNNNNNNNNNNNNNNNNNNNNNNNNNNNNNNNNNNNNNNNNNNNNNNNNNNNNNNNNNNNNNNNNNNNNNNNNNNNNNNNNNNNNNNNNNNNNNNNNNNNNNNNNNNNNNNNNNNNNNNNNNNNNNNNNNNNNNNNNNNNNNNNNNNNNNGCGGCGACGAGGGGTGGGGATGGCCGGGGTCGGcaacgaggggcgggggcggcgacatcGACGGGGACGGCATCGATCaaggcagggcggcgcgacggagggaggaaacagagggaagaaacagagggaaactgaatttttttaagtgttgtatatataggatggacctttagtaccggttggagccaccaactggtactaaaggtctgttttggccaggccaagcggcaggaagtgcaccccctttagtaccgggtggtggctccaaccggtactaaagggggggggtctttagtaccggttggagccacgacccggtactaaagggggtgcactggCTCCAGGcgatgcgcaagtttagtcccacctcgctactcGAGGGGCtatcgcactggtttataagccccagtgcggtagctctctcgagctcctctcctaagcaggcctactgggcctacctgtcctcttctgccctgtgggcctactgggcctttgcgggcctgcatcctggcacaactaaaggttgtgttcctagtcgtatgcaggccgctttggcctagtaggcgggcttttttattttcttattttttttcgctttatttatatttgttttatttatttttgagttgttttttgctgtatttagagtttctttgtgaatatttttgctttaggtacaaaaaattacaaactttctgttagtgccggtagttttcaattttgaatagtttaaattttgaattatttgaaatttgtgtgaatcactagtttgtgaataacttaactttgaaaaaagttttttcagtgattcttttttcttatgtttaatattagtgtgttttatcattatattcaatttggtaatgcttaggttatttaaaaaatgaaatgcctttgtaacattttagttttcgtcggaaaccctgatatttcgaaaaagattgtccattttgtacacgaagtgtatccagtttttgccgtaaccctctctatttttttgcacatgctatttgaatgaaattatgataccatgccaactttcaaccttttctgagttcatttcaaatgcttttcaatttcagggtcatttagctggaaaaaatcagtaaatgcatgaaaagaatttgtttgcacataaaatttcttcgtgtttcaaatgccaaaacacataattaactatcctaactattacagacattccctcctgggtgtgaaacatagaagaaagtgatgatagtgaagccgatcacatcccagatctttgggtgtgaaactttttcttctcgtgtgtccctttgcaccgtagccatggaaaatcttcatcatttaactggatgctcgggtcaatattcactgtgaatggagcaatgtcatcaaacttttcataatcttctgacatgtctgtcttgtcatccactcccacgatgtttctttttcctgaaagaactatgtggcgctttggctcgtcgtatgatccattcgcttccttatcttttctttttctcggtctggtagacatgtctttcacataaaaaacctgcgccacatcattggctaggacgaatggttcgtctgcatacgcaagattgttgagatccgctgttgtcattccgtactacgggtcttccattaccccgcctcgtgtcatattgacccattgcactgaaacaaagggaccttcaaatcacct
Above is a window of Triticum dicoccoides isolate Atlit2015 ecotype Zavitan chromosome 5B, WEW_v2.0, whole genome shotgun sequence DNA encoding:
- the LOC119306231 gene encoding dirigent protein 22-like; amino-acid sequence: MASSTALSCLAALLLLAAAAAPASAAEETRLRVYWHDVVSGGPNARVVQVAQAPSSNASATGFGTVLVIDDPLTEGPNLTSRLLGRAQGMYISAGKDSLSLLMAMNFVFVDGAYNGSSIAIIGPNQADRAVREMPVVGGTGVFRFARGYCQLRTHWFDAKTGDATVEYKIHLRHD